The Xanthomonas sp. DAR 34887 genome has a segment encoding these proteins:
- a CDS encoding cryptochrome/photolyase family protein — protein MSYAIVWFRRDLRLHDHPALHAALAAGHTPVPVYVHSPGDEGAWAAGAASLSWLQRSLAALDAQLQARGSRLILRQGPAETVLRDLIADCGAVAVYWNRRYEPATQPRDARLKRELREQGLEVHSFNGALLFEPWQLATQQGGPYKVFTPFWRSVLGHWQVPAPAPAPKTLPPPPPELHGLPLERLGLAPTLGWDRGFWDVWQPGEAGAHEALEVFVDGALRGYVQGRDRPDQVGTSRLSPHLHFGEIAPWRIVAELEKQRSAATGAAIDGYIRQLGWRDFAHHLLHHFPATPEHNLNPRFARFRWATPAPAQLQAWQRGRTGVPIVDAGLRELWHTGWMHNRVRMIVASYLCKHLRVHWSEGARWFWDTLVDADLANNTLGWQWVAGTGADAAPYFRVFNPVTQAQKFDPQGRYIARWVPELAALPVAERFAPWLSPQRLAASAPHYPRQPIVDLAAGRDAALAAYRQTSGG, from the coding sequence CGCCGGGCACACGCCGGTGCCGGTGTATGTGCACAGCCCCGGCGACGAAGGCGCCTGGGCCGCCGGCGCGGCCTCGCTGAGCTGGCTGCAGCGCTCGCTGGCCGCGCTCGACGCGCAACTGCAGGCGCGCGGATCGCGGCTGATCCTGCGCCAGGGTCCGGCCGAGACCGTGCTGCGCGACCTGATCGCCGACTGCGGCGCGGTCGCGGTGTACTGGAACCGCCGCTACGAACCGGCCACGCAGCCGCGCGACGCCCGGCTCAAGCGCGAACTGCGCGAGCAGGGCCTGGAGGTGCACAGCTTCAACGGCGCGCTGCTGTTCGAACCGTGGCAGCTGGCGACCCAGCAGGGCGGGCCGTACAAGGTGTTCACGCCGTTCTGGCGCAGCGTGCTGGGCCATTGGCAGGTGCCGGCGCCAGCGCCCGCACCGAAGACGCTGCCGCCACCGCCGCCGGAGTTGCACGGCCTGCCGCTGGAACGACTCGGGCTGGCGCCGACGCTTGGCTGGGACCGCGGCTTCTGGGACGTGTGGCAACCGGGCGAGGCGGGCGCGCACGAAGCGCTGGAGGTGTTCGTCGACGGCGCCCTGCGCGGCTACGTCCAGGGCCGCGACCGCCCCGACCAGGTCGGCACCTCGCGCCTGTCGCCGCACCTGCATTTCGGCGAGATCGCGCCGTGGCGGATCGTCGCCGAATTGGAAAAGCAGCGCAGCGCCGCCACCGGCGCGGCGATCGACGGCTACATCCGCCAGCTCGGCTGGCGCGATTTCGCCCACCACCTGCTGCACCATTTTCCGGCCACGCCCGAACACAACCTCAATCCGCGCTTCGCCCGGTTCCGCTGGGCCACGCCGGCGCCGGCGCAGCTGCAGGCCTGGCAGCGCGGCCGCACCGGCGTGCCGATCGTCGACGCCGGCCTGCGCGAGCTGTGGCACACCGGCTGGATGCACAACCGGGTGCGGATGATCGTCGCCAGCTACCTGTGCAAGCACCTGCGCGTGCATTGGTCCGAAGGCGCGCGCTGGTTCTGGGACACGCTGGTCGACGCCGACCTGGCCAACAACACGCTCGGCTGGCAGTGGGTGGCGGGCACCGGCGCCGACGCCGCGCCGTATTTCCGCGTGTTCAATCCAGTGACGCAGGCGCAGAAGTTCGATCCGCAGGGCCGCTACATCGCGCGCTGGGTGCCGGAGCTGGCGGCGCTGCCGGTGGCCGAGCGTTTCGCGCCGTGGTTGTCGCCGCAGCGCCTGGCCGCCAGCGCGCCGCACTATCCGCGGCAGCCGATCGTGGATCTGGCCGCCGGCCGCGATGCCGCGCTGGCCGCCTACCGCCAGACCAGCGGCGGCTGA
- a CDS encoding WS/DGAT/MGAT family O-acyltransferase, translated as MATSTARRKPRREPMSRVDTAWLRMERPTNPMMITGVLMFDEPLSLSQFKQLVRKRFLSFPRFQQKPVDTATGAYWQHDDDFDLDWHVRLSALPGRGGKKALERFAGQMASTPLDKTKPLWQFHLIERYEGGSALVARIHHSYADGIALVQVLLSLTDLQRVPEPSAQLGRAWLKDDGKEVVRRVGAIDRYLKLGGRMLDKGREMYQDPNLAQMLAKEGGLIGRELANALLLSDDPPTLLRGRLGVSKRVAWAAPLDLDEVKAVGRACDCTVNDVLMATMAGALRDYMLERGEQLDGVTLRATVPVNLRPLEHARKLGNHFGLVFLDLPVGEANPVRRVQRVAESMQQLKQSRQAMVVFGLLAAVGMAPAALQSLALDLFSRKATTVATNVPGPQQPLYLAGSRVREMMFWVPQTGSIGVGVSIMSYNHRVHFGLIGDARLIPDPDAVMRRIGAEFEKLLYLALMGDWEHPLRAADADALLPVS; from the coding sequence ATGGCTACCAGCACCGCCCGCCGCAAGCCGCGGCGCGAACCGATGTCGCGTGTGGATACCGCCTGGCTGCGGATGGAGCGGCCGACCAATCCGATGATGATCACCGGCGTGCTGATGTTCGACGAGCCGCTGTCGCTGTCGCAGTTCAAGCAATTGGTGCGCAAGCGCTTCCTGTCGTTTCCGCGCTTTCAGCAAAAGCCGGTGGACACCGCGACCGGCGCCTACTGGCAACACGACGACGACTTCGATCTGGATTGGCACGTGCGCCTGTCGGCGCTGCCCGGACGCGGCGGCAAGAAGGCACTGGAGCGCTTCGCTGGGCAGATGGCGTCCACGCCCTTGGACAAAACCAAGCCGCTGTGGCAATTCCACCTGATCGAACGCTACGAGGGCGGTTCGGCGCTGGTCGCGCGCATCCACCACAGCTACGCCGACGGCATCGCCCTGGTGCAGGTGCTGCTGTCGCTGACCGACCTGCAGCGGGTGCCGGAGCCCTCGGCGCAGCTGGGCCGCGCCTGGCTGAAGGACGACGGCAAGGAGGTGGTGCGCCGGGTCGGGGCCATCGACCGCTACCTGAAACTGGGCGGACGCATGCTCGACAAGGGCCGCGAGATGTACCAGGACCCGAACCTGGCGCAGATGCTGGCCAAGGAAGGCGGCCTGATCGGCCGCGAACTGGCCAACGCGCTGCTGCTGTCCGACGATCCGCCGACCCTGCTGCGCGGGCGCCTGGGGGTCAGCAAGCGGGTGGCCTGGGCCGCGCCGCTGGACCTGGACGAAGTGAAGGCGGTCGGCCGCGCCTGCGATTGCACGGTCAACGACGTGCTGATGGCGACCATGGCCGGTGCGCTGCGCGACTACATGCTCGAGCGCGGCGAACAGCTGGACGGCGTCACCCTGCGCGCCACGGTGCCGGTCAACCTGCGGCCGTTGGAACACGCGCGCAAGCTCGGCAACCATTTCGGGCTGGTGTTCCTGGATCTGCCGGTGGGCGAGGCCAATCCGGTGCGGCGCGTGCAGCGCGTGGCCGAATCGATGCAGCAGCTCAAGCAGTCGCGGCAGGCGATGGTGGTGTTCGGCCTGCTGGCCGCGGTGGGCATGGCGCCGGCGGCGCTGCAGTCGCTGGCGCTGGACCTGTTCAGCCGCAAGGCGACCACCGTGGCGACCAACGTGCCCGGGCCGCAGCAGCCGCTGTACCTGGCCGGCAGCCGCGTGCGCGAGATGATGTTCTGGGTGCCGCAGACCGGGTCGATCGGGGTCGGCGTGTCGATCATGAGCTACAACCATCGCGTGCACTTCGGCCTGATCGGCGATGCGCGGCTGATTCCCGACCCGGATGCGGTGATGCGCCGGATCGGCGCCGAGTTCGAAAAGCTGCTGTACCTGGCGCTGATGGGCGACTGGGAGCATCCGCTGCGCGCAGCGGACGCGGACGCGCTGCTTCCGGTTTCCTGA
- a CDS encoding OmpA family protein produces MKRTVIQGMSAALASALMLSACATGGSYVQRDQYGNPTEQQNNRTGRGALIGTAVGVAAGLLSGSSATERRQHAMIGAGIGALSGAAIGNYQDRQERALRERTANTGIDVRRDGDNITLNLPDGITFDFNQSTLKPQFYSALNGVAKTLGEYNQTMIEVVGHTDSIGSDAVNQRLSEQRAASVAAYLTAQGVQRERIETLGAGKKYPIADNSTEAGRAQNRRVEIRVVPLRS; encoded by the coding sequence ATGAAACGCACCGTCATCCAAGGCATGTCCGCGGCGCTGGCCAGCGCGCTGATGTTGTCCGCCTGCGCCACCGGCGGTTCCTACGTGCAGCGCGACCAATACGGCAATCCGACCGAACAGCAGAACAACCGCACCGGCCGTGGCGCGCTGATCGGCACCGCGGTCGGCGTCGCCGCCGGCCTGCTCAGCGGCAGCAGCGCCACCGAGCGCCGCCAGCACGCGATGATCGGCGCCGGCATCGGCGCGCTCAGCGGCGCGGCGATCGGCAATTACCAGGACCGCCAGGAACGCGCGCTGCGCGAGCGCACCGCCAACACCGGCATCGACGTGCGCCGCGACGGCGACAACATCACCTTGAACCTGCCCGACGGCATCACCTTCGACTTCAACCAGTCCACGCTGAAGCCGCAGTTCTATTCGGCGCTCAACGGCGTGGCCAAGACCCTGGGCGAATACAACCAGACCATGATCGAAGTGGTCGGGCACACCGACAGCATCGGCAGCGATGCGGTCAACCAGCGCCTGTCCGAGCAGCGTGCCGCCTCGGTGGCCGCATACCTGACCGCGCAGGGCGTGCAGCGCGAGCGCATCGAAACGCTGGGCGCCGGCAAGAAGTATCCCATCGCCGACAACAGCACCGAGGCCGGTCGCGCGCAGAACCGCCGGGTCGAGATCCGCGTGGTGCCGCTGCGCTCCTGA
- a CDS encoding LysR family transcriptional regulator, with translation MTHDLNDTLIFVKVVEQGSFIAAANALGLPKTTVSRKVQDLEARLGARLLHRTTRRLGLTEAGAVYHEHCQRIARELEEAESAVGQLQAGPRGWLRFSVPYSAGISWVAPILGEFHKQHPEVRLEMVMTSDKVDPIAEGVDVALHMGALLDSTMVARKLATFRTQVFASPNYIERHGEPLHPDDLQHHRTLALSNGRNGNNRLSWPLRNGKQSGDFAIQPILVANDSAALIGGLVCGEGLVLASDATIKPLIEAGKARRVLGGWVGPDLDFNAVFPGGRMLSPKVRAFVDFLVDKLNFDVNYMLAQCPAKLATQHADSGAEFTLCSGVAMNTQSMALPQLAELPLREQPEETEAPSELEEEVLV, from the coding sequence ATGACCCACGATCTGAACGACACCCTGATCTTCGTCAAGGTGGTCGAGCAAGGCAGCTTCATCGCCGCGGCCAACGCGCTCGGCCTGCCCAAGACCACCGTCAGCAGAAAGGTGCAGGATCTCGAGGCGCGCCTGGGCGCGCGTCTGCTGCACCGGACCACGCGCCGCCTCGGCCTGACCGAAGCCGGCGCGGTCTATCACGAGCATTGCCAGCGCATCGCGCGCGAACTGGAGGAAGCCGAAAGCGCGGTCGGGCAGCTGCAGGCCGGCCCGCGCGGCTGGCTGCGTTTCAGCGTGCCCTACTCCGCCGGCATCTCCTGGGTGGCGCCGATCCTGGGCGAATTCCACAAGCAGCATCCGGAAGTGCGCCTGGAAATGGTCATGACCAGCGACAAGGTCGACCCGATCGCCGAGGGCGTGGACGTGGCCCTGCACATGGGCGCGCTGCTGGATTCGACCATGGTCGCGCGCAAGCTGGCCACCTTCCGCACCCAGGTGTTCGCCAGCCCCAACTACATCGAGCGCCATGGCGAGCCGCTGCATCCGGACGATCTGCAACACCACCGCACGCTGGCGCTGAGCAATGGCCGCAACGGCAACAACCGGCTCAGCTGGCCGCTGCGCAACGGCAAGCAGAGCGGCGACTTCGCGATCCAGCCGATCCTGGTCGCCAACGACTCGGCCGCGCTGATCGGCGGGCTGGTCTGCGGCGAGGGCCTGGTGCTGGCCAGCGATGCGACGATCAAGCCGCTGATCGAAGCCGGCAAGGCACGCCGCGTGCTCGGCGGCTGGGTCGGCCCGGACCTGGATTTCAATGCGGTGTTTCCGGGCGGGCGCATGCTGTCGCCGAAGGTGCGCGCCTTCGTCGATTTCCTGGTCGACAAGCTCAACTTCGACGTCAACTACATGCTGGCGCAGTGCCCGGCCAAGCTGGCCACGCAACATGCCGACAGCGGCGCCGAGTTCACCCTGTGCAGCGGCGTGGCGATGAATACCCAGAGCATGGCGCTGCCGCAGTTGGCCGAGCTGCCGCTGCGGGAGCAGCCGGAGGAAACCGAGGCGCCATCGGAACTGGAGGAAGAAGTGCTGGTCTGA
- a CDS encoding SDR family NAD(P)-dependent oxidoreductase, with protein MSGTLDPEVLVLGGTGNIGRGVVRALLEAGSPVLAVARERGRLRALRDRYSDEPALDVLQGSVANDATAAALAAAVAQRPRPLAGVVASLGSPLRCGRLLDQPVTALRRRMEADLLPHLAAARHLLPLLAQAERGGRYILLGSPCALRAWAGHGESSVAAASIRMLAQVLHEEAKPLGVRVQLLSVTHPVCRSEAGTDECPEWFTTLSVGRAAVALLADAGVPGQAIVDIDKHHYAHPRTSLMTAPHFSPSTHEVSP; from the coding sequence GTGAGCGGGACGTTGGACCCGGAGGTGCTGGTGCTCGGCGGCACCGGCAACATCGGTCGGGGCGTGGTGCGCGCCCTGCTCGAAGCCGGCAGTCCGGTCCTGGCGGTGGCGCGCGAGCGCGGCCGGCTGCGCGCCTTGCGCGATCGCTACAGCGACGAACCGGCGTTGGACGTGCTGCAGGGCTCGGTCGCCAACGACGCCACCGCCGCTGCGCTGGCCGCGGCCGTGGCGCAGCGGCCGCGGCCGCTGGCCGGCGTGGTCGCCAGCCTCGGCAGCCCCTTGCGCTGCGGGCGCCTGCTGGACCAGCCGGTGACCGCGCTGCGCCGGCGCATGGAAGCCGACCTGCTGCCGCATCTGGCCGCCGCCCGGCATCTGCTGCCGCTGCTGGCGCAGGCCGAGCGCGGCGGCCGCTACATCCTGCTCGGCAGCCCGTGCGCGCTGCGCGCCTGGGCCGGGCATGGCGAGAGCTCGGTGGCCGCGGCGTCGATCCGCATGCTCGCCCAGGTCCTGCACGAAGAAGCCAAGCCGCTGGGCGTGCGCGTGCAGCTGCTGTCGGTGACCCATCCGGTCTGCCGCAGCGAAGCCGGCACCGACGAATGCCCGGAATGGTTCACCACGCTCAGCGTCGGCCGCGCCGCGGTGGCGCTGCTCGCCGACGCCGGCGTGCCGGGCCAGGCCATCGTCGACATCGACAAACACCACTACGCGCATCCACGCACCTCGTTGATGACCGCTCCGCATTTTTCCCCTTCCACTCACGAGGTTTCTCCATGA
- a CDS encoding efflux RND transporter periplasmic adaptor subunit: MSFHSPSRALRPLAIALLAAALAACGGKAEQQGAPPPPAVGVAPALQKEISQWDEFSGRVEAVEHVDLRPRVSGYIDKVNYVEGQEVKKGDVLFTIDARSYRAELARANAELARARTQAKLSGSEASRAKKLSDQQAISTETWEQRHAAAEQADADVLAAQAAVDTARLNLEWTQVRAPIDGHAGRALVTAGNLVSAGDSASVLTTLVSLDKVHVYFDADEGTFLRYAQMARKGERPSERDGQLPVQVGLVGEDGFPHAGKVDFLDNQITRTTGTIRVRAVLDNADRSFTPGLFARVRLLGSGRFNALLIDDRSVLTDQDRKYVYVVDKDGKAQRRDVQLGRSAEGLRIVLGGLNPGDRVIVDGVQKVFMPGMPVQAKPVALATASPAAARKAVALD, from the coding sequence ATGTCGTTCCATTCCCCATCGCGTGCCCTGCGTCCGCTGGCGATCGCGCTGCTGGCCGCGGCCCTGGCCGCCTGCGGCGGCAAGGCCGAACAGCAGGGCGCGCCGCCGCCGCCGGCAGTCGGCGTGGCGCCCGCGCTGCAGAAGGAAATCAGCCAGTGGGACGAGTTCAGCGGCCGCGTCGAGGCGGTCGAACACGTCGATCTGCGCCCGCGCGTGTCCGGCTACATCGACAAGGTCAATTACGTCGAAGGGCAGGAGGTGAAGAAGGGCGATGTGCTGTTCACCATCGACGCGCGCAGCTACCGCGCCGAACTGGCGCGCGCCAACGCCGAACTGGCGCGGGCGCGGACCCAGGCCAAGCTCAGCGGCAGCGAGGCGTCGCGCGCCAAGAAGCTGTCCGACCAGCAGGCGATCTCCACCGAGACCTGGGAGCAGCGCCACGCCGCCGCCGAACAGGCCGATGCCGACGTGCTCGCCGCACAGGCCGCGGTGGATACCGCGCGCCTGAATCTGGAGTGGACCCAGGTCCGCGCGCCGATCGACGGCCACGCCGGCCGCGCCCTGGTCACCGCCGGCAATCTGGTCAGCGCCGGCGACAGCGCCAGCGTGCTGACCACGCTGGTGTCGCTGGACAAGGTGCATGTGTATTTCGATGCCGACGAAGGCACTTTCCTGCGCTATGCGCAGATGGCGCGCAAGGGCGAGCGGCCTAGCGAGCGCGACGGGCAGTTGCCGGTGCAGGTCGGCCTGGTCGGCGAGGACGGGTTCCCGCACGCCGGCAAGGTCGATTTCCTGGATAACCAGATCACCCGCACCACCGGCACCATCCGCGTGCGCGCCGTGCTCGACAACGCCGATCGCAGCTTCACCCCGGGCCTGTTCGCCCGCGTGCGCCTGCTCGGCAGCGGCCGCTTCAACGCGCTGTTGATCGACGACAGGTCGGTGTTGACCGACCAGGACCGCAAGTACGTCTACGTCGTCGACAAGGACGGCAAGGCGCAGCGTCGCGACGTGCAGCTGGGACGCAGCGCCGAAGGCCTGCGCATCGTGCTCGGCGGGCTCAACCCCGGCGACCGGGTCATCGTCGACGGGGTGCAGAAAGTGTTCATGCCGGGCATGCCGGTGCAGGCCAAGCCCGTGGCCCTGGCCACGGCCTCGCCGGCCGCCGCACGCAAGGCCGTCGCACTCGACTGA
- a CDS encoding efflux RND transporter permease subunit: protein MDFSRFFIDRPIFAAVLSIVIFAAGLIAIPMLPIGEYPEVVPPSVVVRTVYPGANPKVIAETVSTPLEEAINGVENMMYIKSVAGSDGVLQMTVTFRPGTDPDDAAVKVQNRVAQAQARLPEDVRRQGVTTQKQSPTFLMVVHLTSPKGKYDSLYLRNYARLHVKDALARIQGVGDAQVFGGGDYAMRAWLDPERVAARGLTAGDVVAAMREQNVQVSAGQLGAEPMPDSKFLTLINAQGRLRTEQEFSDIVLKVGTDGETVRLGDVARLELGAGDYTLRSQLDGKNAVGIGIFQAPGANALQIRDQVIAKMDELTKQFPEDVKYEAVYDTTIFVRDSITAVVHTLLEAVLLVVLVVILFLQTWRASIIPLIAVPVSVVGTFAALYVLGFSINTLTLFGLVLAIGIVVDDAIVVVENVERNIEEGLAPLAAAHQAMREVSGPIIAIALVLCAVFVPMAFLSGVTGQFYKQFAVTIAISTVISAINSLTLSPALAARLLRAHDAPKDGPSRLMDRLFGGWLFRPFNRFFNRSSERYQGSVSRILGRRGVVFVVYLGLLAVTGVMFKAVPAGFIPTQDKMYLIAGVKLPEGASLERTDALLRKVTTIAMQTEGVEHSISFPGLNALQFTNTPNTGVVFLTLKPFAKRHRSALEINAEINQRISQLGEGMAFAFMPPPILGLGNGNGYQLFIEDRANLGYGALQNAVSTMQGAVAQTPGMSFPIGTYQANVPQLDAEVDRVKAKAQGVALTDLFDTLQTYLGSAYVNDFNQFGRTWQVIAQADAPFRENVEDIARLRTRNAAGEMVPIGSMVTIKQSFGPDPVLRYNGYPAADLAGEADARMLSSAEAMAKITQLAKQVLPNGMEIEWTDLSYQQASQGNAAMVVFPLAVMLAFLVLAALYESWTLPLAVILIVPMTLLSALFGVWLTGGDNNVFVQVGLVVLMGLACKNAILIVEFARELELQGKGIVESALQACRLRLRPIVMTSIAFIAGTVPLVFSHGAGAEVRSATGITVFAGMLGVTLFGLFLTPVFYVALRKLSGRPLVSHAPAHVEAPSHA, encoded by the coding sequence ATGGACTTTTCCAGATTCTTCATCGACCGGCCGATCTTCGCGGCCGTGCTGTCGATCGTCATCTTCGCCGCGGGACTGATCGCGATCCCGATGCTGCCCATCGGCGAATACCCCGAAGTGGTACCGCCTTCGGTGGTGGTGCGCACGGTGTATCCGGGCGCCAACCCCAAGGTCATCGCCGAGACCGTGTCCACGCCGCTGGAGGAAGCGATCAACGGCGTCGAGAACATGATGTACATCAAGTCGGTGGCCGGCTCCGACGGCGTGCTGCAGATGACCGTGACTTTCCGCCCGGGCACCGACCCGGACGACGCTGCGGTCAAGGTGCAGAACCGCGTCGCACAGGCGCAGGCGCGCCTGCCCGAGGACGTGCGCCGGCAGGGCGTTACCACGCAGAAGCAGTCGCCGACCTTCCTGATGGTGGTGCACCTGACCTCGCCCAAGGGCAAGTACGACAGCCTGTACCTGCGCAACTACGCGCGCCTGCACGTCAAGGATGCGCTGGCGCGGATCCAGGGCGTCGGCGATGCGCAGGTGTTCGGCGGCGGCGATTACGCGATGCGCGCCTGGCTGGACCCGGAGCGGGTGGCCGCGCGCGGGCTCACCGCCGGCGACGTGGTCGCGGCGATGCGCGAGCAGAACGTGCAGGTCTCGGCCGGCCAGCTCGGCGCCGAGCCGATGCCCGACAGCAAGTTCCTGACCCTGATCAACGCCCAGGGCCGCCTGCGCACCGAGCAGGAGTTCAGCGACATCGTGCTCAAGGTGGGCACCGACGGCGAAACCGTGCGCCTGGGCGACGTCGCGCGCCTGGAGCTGGGCGCCGGCGACTACACCCTGCGCTCGCAGCTGGATGGCAAGAACGCGGTCGGCATCGGCATCTTCCAGGCGCCGGGCGCGAATGCGCTGCAGATCCGCGACCAGGTGATCGCCAAGATGGACGAGCTCACCAAGCAGTTTCCGGAGGACGTCAAGTACGAGGCGGTCTACGACACCACGATCTTCGTGCGCGACTCGATCACCGCCGTGGTGCACACCTTGCTGGAAGCGGTGCTGCTGGTGGTGCTGGTGGTGATCCTGTTCCTGCAGACCTGGCGCGCCTCGATCATTCCGTTGATCGCGGTCCCGGTGTCGGTGGTGGGTACGTTCGCCGCGCTGTACGTGCTGGGTTTCTCGATCAACACGCTGACCCTGTTCGGCCTGGTGCTGGCGATCGGCATCGTCGTGGACGATGCGATCGTGGTGGTGGAGAACGTGGAACGCAACATCGAGGAAGGGCTGGCCCCGCTGGCCGCGGCGCATCAGGCGATGCGCGAGGTGTCCGGACCGATCATCGCGATCGCGCTGGTGCTGTGCGCGGTGTTCGTGCCGATGGCGTTCCTGTCCGGCGTGACCGGTCAGTTCTACAAGCAGTTCGCGGTGACCATCGCCATTTCTACGGTGATCTCGGCAATCAACTCGCTGACCCTGTCGCCGGCGCTGGCCGCACGCCTGCTGCGCGCGCACGACGCGCCCAAGGACGGCCCGTCGCGGCTGATGGACCGCCTGTTCGGCGGCTGGCTGTTCCGTCCGTTCAACCGTTTCTTCAACCGCAGCTCCGAGCGCTACCAGGGCAGCGTGTCGCGCATCCTCGGCCGGCGCGGCGTGGTGTTCGTGGTCTATCTCGGCCTGCTGGCGGTCACCGGCGTGATGTTCAAGGCGGTGCCGGCCGGCTTCATCCCGACCCAGGACAAGATGTACCTGATCGCCGGCGTGAAGCTGCCCGAAGGCGCCTCGCTGGAACGCACCGACGCGTTGCTGCGCAAGGTCACCACCATCGCCATGCAGACCGAGGGCGTCGAGCACTCGATTTCCTTCCCCGGTTTGAACGCGTTGCAGTTCACCAATACGCCCAATACCGGCGTGGTGTTCCTGACCTTGAAGCCGTTCGCCAAGCGCCATCGCAGCGCGCTGGAGATCAACGCCGAAATCAACCAGCGCATCTCGCAGCTGGGCGAAGGCATGGCGTTCGCGTTCATGCCGCCGCCGATCCTCGGCCTGGGCAACGGCAACGGCTACCAGCTGTTCATCGAGGACCGCGCCAACCTGGGCTACGGCGCGCTGCAGAATGCTGTCAGCACGATGCAGGGCGCAGTGGCGCAGACCCCGGGCATGAGCTTCCCGATCGGCACCTACCAGGCCAACGTGCCGCAGCTGGACGCCGAGGTCGACCGGGTCAAGGCCAAGGCGCAGGGCGTGGCCCTGACCGACCTGTTCGATACGCTGCAGACCTACCTGGGCTCGGCCTACGTCAACGACTTCAACCAGTTCGGCCGCACCTGGCAGGTGATCGCCCAGGCCGACGCGCCGTTCCGCGAGAACGTGGAGGACATCGCGCGGTTGCGCACCCGCAACGCCGCCGGCGAAATGGTGCCGATCGGCTCGATGGTGACGATCAAGCAGAGCTTCGGTCCGGATCCTGTGCTGCGCTACAACGGCTATCCGGCGGCCGACCTGGCCGGCGAGGCGGATGCGCGCATGCTGTCCTCGGCCGAAGCGATGGCCAAGATCACCCAGCTCGCCAAGCAGGTGCTGCCCAACGGCATGGAAATCGAATGGACCGACCTGAGCTATCAGCAGGCGAGCCAGGGCAACGCGGCGATGGTGGTGTTCCCGTTGGCGGTGATGCTGGCGTTCCTGGTGCTCGCCGCGCTGTACGAAAGCTGGACGCTGCCGCTGGCGGTGATCCTGATCGTGCCGATGACGCTGCTGTCGGCGCTGTTCGGGGTGTGGCTGACCGGCGGCGACAACAACGTGTTCGTGCAGGTCGGCCTGGTGGTGCTGATGGGCCTGGCGTGCAAGAACGCGATCCTGATCGTCGAGTTCGCCCGCGAACTGGAGCTGCAGGGCAAGGGCATCGTGGAATCGGCGCTGCAGGCCTGCCGCCTGCGTCTGCGTCCGATCGTGATGACCTCGATCGCGTTCATCGCCGGCACTGTGCCGCTGGTGTTCTCGCACGGCGCCGGCGCGGAAGTGCGCTCGGCCACCGGCATCACGGTGTTCGCCGGCATGCTCGGCGTGACCCTGTTCGGCCTGTTCCTGACCCCGGTGTTCTATGTCGCCCTGCGCAAGCTGTCCGGGCGTCCGTTGGTATCGCATGCACCGGCGCACGTCGAAGCGCCGAGCCACGCTTGA
- a CDS encoding SDR family oxidoreductase, producing MNTTHKIALVTGATRGIGLHTVRQLAETGVHTLLAGRDSTRATAAALELQGEGLPVEALTLDVTDAASIAAAVATVQARHGRLDILVNNAGIIVDDFKLAVSQQSLQTWRTTFDTNLFGLIAVTQAFLPLLRAAPAARIVNVSSLLGSLTLHSQPGSPIYDFKVPAYNVSKSAVNAWTVQLAYELRDTPIKVNTIHPGYVKTDMNAGEGELEVADGARSSVMMALLDADGPTGSYTHVGQVLPW from the coding sequence ATGAACACGACCCACAAGATCGCACTCGTCACCGGCGCCACCCGCGGCATCGGCCTGCACACCGTGCGCCAGCTGGCCGAGACCGGCGTGCACACGCTGCTGGCCGGCCGCGACTCCACCCGCGCCACCGCCGCCGCGCTGGAACTGCAGGGCGAAGGCCTGCCGGTGGAAGCGCTGACCCTGGACGTCACCGATGCCGCCAGCATCGCCGCCGCGGTGGCGACGGTGCAGGCGCGCCACGGCCGGCTCGACATCCTGGTCAACAACGCCGGCATCATCGTCGACGACTTCAAGCTGGCGGTCTCGCAGCAGAGCCTGCAGACCTGGCGCACCACCTTCGACACCAACCTGTTCGGCCTGATCGCCGTCACCCAGGCGTTCCTGCCGCTGCTGCGCGCTGCACCGGCCGCGCGCATCGTCAACGTCTCCAGCCTGCTGGGCTCGTTGACGCTGCACAGCCAGCCCGGCTCGCCGATCTACGACTTCAAGGTGCCGGCCTACAACGTGTCCAAGAGCGCGGTCAACGCGTGGACCGTGCAACTGGCCTACGAACTGCGCGACACCCCGATCAAGGTCAACACCATCCATCCCGGCTACGTGAAGACCGACATGAATGCTGGCGAAGGCGAACTGGAAGTGGCCGACGGCGCGCGCAGCAGCGTGATGATGGCGCTGCTCGACGCCGATGGCCCGACCGGCAGCTACACCCATGTGGGCCAGGTGCTGCCATGGTGA